A part of Nesterenkonia lutea genomic DNA contains:
- a CDS encoding ABC-ATPase domain-containing protein, producing MDDQHSLSTMLTALDGRGYASYKQLTGSYDLGNLRLSVDKVQVDPFAPPSLMRLRVSRTQAALPAELLSDHHGRVAAGDFLTRAFAARLRTGREEPEDRSAISIGTPGQQVLERTSVLITQDFIEVRIAVSLPAAGRRALGRRAARLLTQTLPRIAQDSLLGAGLDVDALRDHVTLYRDQAGLRSQLTDRGLICFLADGSVLPRRAGDSDHPLEGDVVAFRSPDALRVSFELPSGRTLTGMGVPEGISVIVGGGYHGKSTLLRAIERGVYPHVAGDGREWVITRADAVSIRAEDGRAAAGVDISPFISGLPSGTDTRSFSSTNASGSTSQAANLVEAVEAGASALLIDEDTSATNFMIRDERMRQLIPAEHEPITPFVDRVRPLFTERGISTVLVAGGSGAFFDVADHVIVLQDYTLRDVTAQARQIAMENPTSAHTSAADPPAFAEVAARVPRRGSLRPAKKTKPARSRGRETIQYGPEDVDLAAVTQLVDVAQTEAIAKALDRLAESADGTSDIAGMVTALLEQVEAEGLDSLSTHRGHPGHLARPRAHEIHAAINRCRSLKILDAPVRD from the coding sequence ATGGACGATCAGCACTCATTGAGCACGATGCTCACGGCCCTCGACGGCCGGGGATACGCCTCCTATAAGCAGCTGACCGGGTCCTATGATCTCGGGAACCTCCGGCTGTCTGTGGACAAGGTGCAGGTGGATCCGTTCGCGCCGCCCTCGCTGATGCGACTGCGCGTCAGCCGCACGCAGGCGGCCCTCCCCGCCGAGCTGCTCTCGGACCACCACGGCCGGGTCGCGGCCGGAGACTTCCTGACCCGGGCCTTCGCGGCCAGGCTGCGCACCGGCCGCGAGGAGCCCGAAGACCGCAGTGCGATCAGCATCGGCACCCCCGGGCAGCAGGTGCTCGAGCGCACCAGCGTGCTGATCACGCAGGACTTCATCGAGGTGCGCATCGCCGTCAGCCTTCCCGCCGCCGGGCGCAGGGCGCTGGGCCGCAGGGCAGCTCGACTGCTCACCCAGACGCTTCCGCGCATCGCCCAGGACTCACTGCTGGGCGCCGGCCTGGATGTCGACGCGCTCCGGGACCACGTCACCCTCTATCGCGACCAGGCAGGGCTGCGGTCCCAGCTGACCGACAGGGGCCTGATCTGCTTCCTGGCCGACGGCTCTGTCCTGCCGCGGCGAGCAGGAGACTCGGACCATCCGCTGGAGGGTGACGTCGTGGCGTTCCGCAGCCCGGACGCGCTGCGAGTCAGCTTTGAGCTGCCCAGCGGGCGGACACTCACCGGCATGGGCGTGCCCGAGGGCATCAGCGTGATCGTGGGCGGCGGATACCACGGCAAGTCCACGCTGCTGCGGGCGATCGAACGCGGCGTCTATCCGCATGTCGCCGGCGACGGCCGTGAATGGGTCATCACCCGCGCGGACGCGGTGTCCATCCGTGCGGAGGACGGCCGCGCCGCCGCCGGCGTGGACATCTCGCCCTTCATCTCGGGGCTGCCCTCAGGCACCGACACCCGCAGCTTCTCCAGCACCAACGCCTCCGGCTCCACCTCGCAGGCGGCGAACCTCGTGGAAGCGGTGGAGGCGGGCGCGAGTGCTCTGCTGATCGACGAGGACACCTCAGCGACCAACTTCATGATCCGCGACGAGCGCATGCGGCAGCTCATCCCCGCCGAACACGAGCCGATCACGCCCTTCGTAGACAGGGTCCGTCCGCTCTTCACCGAGCGCGGAATCTCCACGGTCCTGGTGGCCGGCGGCTCCGGGGCGTTCTTCGACGTCGCCGATCACGTGATCGTCCTGCAGGACTACACCCTGCGGGACGTCACTGCCCAGGCCCGGCAGATCGCCATGGAGAACCCGACGTCGGCACACACCTCGGCCGCAGACCCGCCAGCCTTCGCCGAGGTCGCTGCGCGCGTGCCCCGACGGGGCTCCCTGCGCCCGGCGAAGAAGACCAAGCCCGCCCGCAGCCGCGGTCGCGAGACCATCCAGTACGGACCCGAGGACGTGGACCTGGCCGCCGTCACCCAGCTCGTGGACGTGGCCCAGACAGAGGCCATCGCCAAGGCCCTGGACCGGCTCGCCGAGAGCGCCGACGGTACCAGTGACATCGCCGGCATGGTCACGGCGCTGCTGGAGCAGGTCGAGGCCGAGGGACTGGACTCGCTGTCCACGCACCGCGGGCATCCCGGGCACCTCGCCCGGCCCCGAGCCCACGAGATCCACGCCGCGATCAACCGCTGCCGAAGTCTGAAGATCCTGGACGCGCCGGTGCGGGACTGA
- a CDS encoding DoxX family protein, producing MNTDQQALALAGLLSFTGALHLLHPSPFDSIVPPQLGNRRAVTYASGVAELGCAVLLAVPATRNTGGLCTAALMLAVYPANIYSVKRFWSSPRARAVTLARLPLQIPLVRAGWNVARAQSPTGLGDPRPR from the coding sequence CCGACCAGCAGGCGCTGGCCCTGGCCGGGCTCCTCAGCTTCACCGGAGCCCTCCACCTTCTGCACCCGAGCCCCTTCGACTCGATCGTTCCGCCGCAGCTGGGCAACAGGCGCGCGGTCACCTATGCCAGCGGCGTCGCCGAGCTCGGCTGCGCGGTCCTGCTGGCCGTTCCCGCGACGCGGAACACCGGCGGGCTGTGCACGGCGGCGCTGATGCTCGCGGTCTACCCGGCGAACATCTACTCGGTGAAGAGATTCTGGAGCAGCCCGCGAGCGCGGGCGGTCACCCTGGCCCGGCTGCCGCTGCAGATCCCGCTCGTCCGCGCAGGGTGGAACGTCGCGCGGGCCCAGAGTCCGACAGGCCTCGGCGACCCACGGCCACGCTGA
- a CDS encoding OsmC family peroxiredoxin: MPTRTARTAWNGSVQEGSGQVELSSSKVGTYDVSFPKRTAEEANGTTSPEELIAAAHSSCYAMQLSAVLTGAGGTVESLDVKAEVSLGEDPDGGFKITGIKLIVSGEVSGIDEDTFLKSAEEAKTGCPVSKALAAVDITLDATFES; encoded by the coding sequence ATGCCTACACGCACAGCCCGCACTGCATGGAACGGATCAGTCCAGGAGGGCTCCGGCCAGGTTGAGCTGAGCAGCTCCAAGGTCGGCACCTATGATGTGTCGTTCCCCAAGCGCACAGCAGAAGAAGCCAATGGCACCACCAGCCCCGAGGAGCTGATCGCGGCAGCACACTCCTCCTGCTACGCCATGCAGCTCTCCGCCGTGCTCACCGGCGCCGGCGGCACCGTGGAGTCCCTGGACGTCAAGGCCGAGGTCTCCCTGGGCGAGGATCCCGACGGCGGCTTCAAGATCACGGGCATCAAGCTGATCGTCAGCGGCGAAGTCAGCGGAATCGACGAGGACACCTTCCTGAAGTCCGCCGAAGAGGCCAAGACCGGCTGCCCGGTCAGCAAGGCACTGGCCGCAGTGGACATCACTCTGGACGCCACCTTCGAGAGCTGA